One stretch of Miscanthus floridulus cultivar M001 chromosome 18, ASM1932011v1, whole genome shotgun sequence DNA includes these proteins:
- the LOC136521432 gene encoding BTB/POZ domain-containing protein NPY1-like produces MKFMKLGSKPDAFQTDGNDARYVLSDLPSDIVIHVDDARFYLHKFPLLSKSSLLQRLIIEASQNGTDEVVIQDIPGGVKTFEICAKFCYGMVVTLNAYNVVAARCAAEYLGMTEDVEKSNLIFKIEVFLNSGIFRSWKDSIIALQTSDALLPWSEELKLVGRCIDSIASKATVNPSNVMWSYTYNRKSASSDEIVEARKSSQAVPKDWWVEDLRELDVDLYRRVMVAVKSRGRIPSDVVGEALKAYAARWLPECCDTLADDAYSEAYKHLLETIVWLLPSDKGSSGISCGFFLKLLKVTVLIGAGELLKEELMDRIMLQLHKASVNDLLIPSKPPAQTVYDVQLVQTLISRYMSHAGVAQDGIFLNNLDQEMFETNVDSESLLALCKLVDRYIAEVASDPNLSVSSFVDLATSMPETARPTHDGLYTAIDVFLKLHPTLPKMEKRKISSLMDVKKLSKGACIHAAQNDRLPLRVVVQVLFFEQLRAAGAAAVTPNVSVARCMARLAQEEEEDDHEHWKEGRALPEPPTPGALKRQLGSLKLGVGDHHQGAGDDGRRLVARSSSVANQSSRLSLSSRSRRIFDRLWVGGAKLPGEAAAAAVGKGSSDTSGSSQSPRSSAKPLESKSSSSSSRNRRYSVS; encoded by the exons ATGAAGTTCATGAAGCTTGGGTCCAAGCCGGACGCCTTCCAGACCGACGGCAACGACGCCAG ATACGTGCTGTCCGACCTTCCGTCAGATATCGTCATCCATGTCGACGATGCAAGGTTCTATCTGCACAAG TTCCCTCTTCTTTCCAAGAGTAGTCTGTTACAAAGGCTGATAATAGAGGCTAGTCAGAATGGCACTGATGAAGTTGTCATACAAGACATTCCTGGTGGAGTGAAAACCTTTGAAATCTGTGCAAAGTTCTGCTATGGCATGGTGGTGACCCTCAATGCGTACAATGTTGTCGCCGCAAGGTGTGCAGCAGAGTACCTTGGGATGACTGAGGATGTTGAGAAGAGCAACCTGATATTTAAGATTGAGGTGTTCCTGAATTCCGGCATCTTCAGGAGCTGGAAGGACTCAATCATAGCACTGCAGACCtctgatgcattattaccatggTCAGAGGAGCTTAAGTTGGTCGGTAGATGCATAGATTCCATTGCTTCCAAAGCTACCGTTAACCCATCGAATGTGATGTGGTCATACACCTACAACAGGAAATCTGCATCCTCTGATGAGATAGTTGAAGCTCGCAAAAGCTCGCAGGCGGTTCCTAAGGATTGGTGGGTTGAAGATCTGCGTGAACTTGATGTAGACCTCTATAGGCGTGTCATGGTTGCAGTTAAGTCAAGGGGGAGGATCCCCTCTGATGTTGTCGGAGAAGCGCTGAAGGCATATGCTGCTAGATGGCTTCCTGAATGTTGTGACACCCTGGCAGACGACGCCTACTCTGAAGCATACAAGCATCTGCTTGAAACCATCGTCTGGCTTTTGCCCTCGGACAAGGGATCTTCAGGGATCTCGTGTGGTTTCTTCCTGAAGCTGCTGAAAGTCACTGTCCTAATTGGTGCTGGAGAGCTCCTGAAGGAAGAACTCATGGACAGGATCATGTTGCAGCTCCATAAGGCTTCGGTCAATGATCTTCTGATTCCTTCCAAGCCTCCGGCACAGACCGTTTATGATGTTCAGCTAGTTCAGACACTCATCAGCAGGTACATGAGCCATGCCGGGGTAGCTCAAGATGGGATTTTCCTCAACAACCTTGACCAGGAGATGTTTGAGACGAATGTGGACAGTGAATCTTTGCTAGCATTGTGCAAGCTGGTCGACAGGTACATAGCTGAAGTTGCCTCTGATCCAAATCTGTCCGTTTCAAGTTTCGTGGATTTGGCGACTTCCATGCCTGAAACAGCCAGACCAACACATGATGGATTGTACACTGCTATCGACGTATTTCTGAAG TTGCATCCCACGCTACCCAAGATGGAGAAGAGGAAGATCTCGAGCCTGATGGACGTAAAGAAGCTATCCAAGGGGGCATGCATCCACGCGGCGCAGAACGACCGTCTCCCGCTGCGCGTGGTGGTCCAGGTCCTCTTCTTCGAGCAGCTGCGCGCGGCTGGAGCCGCCGCCGTGACGCCCAACGTCAGCGTGGCGCGGTGCATGGCGCGCCTGGcgcaggaggaagaggaggacgacCACGAGCACTGGAAGGAGGGCCGCGCGCTGCCGGAGCCCCCGACCCCCGGCGCGCTGAAGAGGCAGCTGGGGAGCCTGAAGCTGGGCGTGGGCGACCACCACCAGGGCGCGGGCGACGACGGGCGGCGCCTGGTGGCGCGGAGCAGCAGCGTGGCCAACCAGAGCAGCCGGCTGTCGCTGTCGTCGCGATCGCGGAGGATCTTCGACAGGCTGTGGGTCGGCGGCGCGAAGCTGCCCggggaggccgccgccgccgccgtgggcaAGGGGTCGTCGGACACGTCCGGGAGCTCGCAGAGCCCGCGGTCATCGGCGAAGCCGCTGGAGTCCAAGTCGTCCAGCTCCTCGTCGAGGAACCGGCGGTACTCGGTCTCGTAG